The genomic interval GGCACGCTCGGGATCGTACGGTTCGAGCGACGCGTGCCCGCGCATCCCGACGTGTTCGACGCGGCCCGACCGCGGATCGAAGTCGACGACGGCGAGCGCCGACTCGGGGAACTGCCGGACGCGATCGGGGTAGGATCGGGCGTCCTCCTGAGCGACGAGCCACACGCGGCCGTCTTCCCACAGGAACCACAGCGGCGACACCCGGGGGCCAGATCCGGAGGACTGGGCGAGAAAACAGAACAGCGGGCGGTCGAGAAAGTCGTCGACGGGGACCGAGAGGGTGTTCTCGACGATCTCCATGGGAAGCGTTCGGGAGCGTGGCTGAAATACGTTGGAGTGTGTTCGCCGTCGGCGACGCGGTTCTCCGGTCGAAAACGGTGGTCAGGCGAACTTCCGGACCGTCATGTCGAGCGTATCGAGGTCCAGAATCGGCGCGAAGCCGGCGTCGGGGTCGATGTTGACGGACTTCTGGAACTCCGTCTGGGCCTGCCAACAGCCCGAGTTCAGCGCCAGGACGTTGTGGTACTTCCCCCAGCCGAGTTTGTGGACGTGGCCGGTGTGGAACACGTCGGGCACCTCCTCCATGACGAGGTAGTCCCGGTCCTCCGGGGCCAGGCGGGTGTGGCCGCCGTACTGCGGCGCGACGTGGCGTTTCTTCAGCAACTGGTACATCGCCTTGTGTGGCTCCTCGTAGCTGGCCTCCTCGTCGGGGAGTTCGGCGATGACCTCGTCCAGCGAGACGCCGTGGTACATCAGGACGGTGACGCCCTCGACGGTGACCAGCGCCGGGTTCGAGTGGACCTGCGCGTCGTGGGCGGTCATGATCTCCCGGAGTTCCTCGTCGAACCCCGGTTGGGGCTCCGCGAGGCGGACCGCGTCGTGGTTGCCCGGGATCATCCGGATCTCCATGTCGCCGGGGACTTCCTTGAGGTACTCCGAGAACTGCTCGTACTGTTCGTACACGTCGATAATGTCCAGTTCCTCGTCCTGGTCGGGGTAGACGCCGACGCCCTCGACCATGTCGCCCGCGATCAGCAGGTACTCGACGTGTTCGGCCTCGGGGGTGTGGAGCCAGTCGGTAAAGCGGTGCCAGGCGTCGGCCATGAACTCCTGGCTGCCGACGTGTACGTCCGAGATCAGCGCCGCCTGGACGTGCCGGTCGGCGGTCGACGGGCTGTGTGTCCGGGGTACATCCGGGAAGTGCAGGGAGTCGACGAAGAGGATCCCGCCGTCGTCGGCCAGCGTCCCCTCGACGGCGATGACCTCGTCGAACAGGAGTTGCTGGACGAGATCGGCGATCGGGCGGTCTTTCATCACCAGACAGGGGAAGGTGCCGTTGGTGTCTTCCAGTTCCACGAGCCAGTGGCCGCTCGCGGTCGTTCTGATGTCCGAGACCATCCCGATGAGCGCCGCTTCGCTGTTGCCACCCATCCGCTCGATGGCGTCGGTCGGTCGGTGGTTGACCCGGCCGCGCAGGTGCGCGGAGAGCTTCTCGTAGCGGTCCCGGAACACCGTCACGAAGTCCTGGTACTCGCCGGTCCCCGTCGAGTGACCGGTCATGTCGTTCGCGACTTCGATCGCCCGGAGCGTCGGGTCGACATCGCGAGACCCCCCTGTTTCAGGTGGAGACTGCCCCCCCACGTCCGTCGGTTCGGGCGGGTCCGTTCCAGGTGAAACAGAGGGGTCGTCCGCGGGGGTGTCCGATCGCATCGAGCGATCGGGGCTATCGTCGCCCGGTCCGGTGTTTCTGACCGTATCGACGTGGTCTGCGGTGAGTTTCAGCGCGTCCGGCGGCATCGTTTCTAGTGCACGAGCGAGCGTCGCCTGGGGGTCCGGTGCGTCGGCGATCCGGGTGACCGCCTCGCGTTCGGCGTTGTAGCCCCGGCTAGCGAGTTCGCTGACGATGCGTGCCGGCGTCTCCAGAGGCACGGTCGACACTCCGTGTCCGAGAGCAAAAGACTGCCGGACCCGACACAATATTGACCGCTCGGCCCCGAGGTGTTCGAACGAATGGCAGCCGACGACGGGGAGAGCGAGGAACGGCCGGGCGGCCAGCGGTGGTGGCGCTACCTTCGTGACATCGTCAGCAGCGTCGGAGCCGTCGCGATGGTCGGGCTGTTCGTGTTCGCGGTCAGCGGTCTCTGGCCGCCGCTCGTCGCCATCGAGAGCCCCAGCATGGAGCCGAACATCGAGACGGGAGACATGGTGTTCGTGATGTCGGCCGAACGGTTCCCGGGCGAGAACGCGACCCACGGGATCGTCACGGCCGCGGCGGGAACGGAGACGGGCTACGACCGGTTCGGCCGCGGAGGCGATGTCATCATCTACGAGCCGGACGGGGACGAGCGCCGGACACCGGTCATCCACCGGGCGATGCTGTGGGTCGAGGGCGGCGAGAACTGGTACGACCGCGCCGACGAGGACGCTCTCGGAACCGCCGACGACTGCGCGGCCCTCCGGTACTGTCCGGCCCCCCACGCCGGCTTCATCACCAAGGGCGACTACAACGGCGGCTACGACCAGCTCGGCGAGCGGGCGATCAGCGAACCGGTCCGCCCGGAGTGGATCGTCGGCACCGCGGAGGCACGGGCCTCGGAGCTCGGCTGGCTGAGCCTGCGGTCGTCGCGGGCAGAAACCACACAACGGAAAGTTGATAGCCCGGCTGTGTAAAGCCGCAACTCGATGGACGGCACCGACAGCCACTCCGTGCCGGCAGAGAGCGAGGAGCCAGAGCGCATGGCCTACGTCCTCGATATCCTGAGCAGCGTCGGCAGCGTCTTGCTGGTCGGTGCCCTGCTGTTCGCGGTCAGCGGCGTCTGGCCCCCGCTCGTCGCTGTGGAGTCGTCCAGCATGGAGCCGAACGTCCAGAAAGGCGACATGGTGTTCGTGATGTCCGAACAGCGCTTCGCCGGCCCCCAGGCCACCCACGGCGTCGTCACCGCCCAGCAGGCAGACGGCTACAGCCGCTTTTCCGGGGGCGGCGATGTCATCGTCTACGAGCCAAACGGGGACGAGCGCCGGACGCCGGTCATCCACCGGGCGCGCCTCTGGGTCGACGCGGGCGAGAACTGGTACGACCGCGCCGACGAGACCGCCGTCGGCGCCGCGGACAACTGCCAGGAGCTGCGGAACTGTCCGGCTCCCCACGCTGGCTTCATCACGAAAGGCGACAACGAGCAGACGAACGGCGCCTACGACCAGGTCAGCGGGATCAGCGGCGTCGTTCGGCCCGAGTGGGTCATCGGAACCGCCGAGATGCGGGTCCCGCTGCTGGGGGAGATCCGTCTCCAGTGGAACCAGGCCGGGACCGCCGTCGCTCGCGTCACCGTCGGTCCCGCTTAGTTGTCGAAGCGGGCCTGGACGAACGGCTGTACGTCTTCGATATCGCCCAGCCGCGAGTCCGACAGCAACACGGCTTCGGTCTCCTCGGTCGGGACCGACAGCGAGATCTCCTT from Haloarcula pelagica carries:
- a CDS encoding pyridoxamine 5'-phosphate oxidase family protein; amino-acid sequence: MEIVENTLSVPVDDFLDRPLFCFLAQSSGSGPRVSPLWFLWEDGRVWLVAQEDARSYPDRVRQFPESALAVVDFDPRSGRVEHVGMRGHASLEPYDPERADRLLSSYLGPDRSEWDERFRGLAADGYSLVRFDPETVVGRDQSYEGSLSE
- a CDS encoding DNA-directed DNA polymerase II small subunit, whose amino-acid sequence is MPLETPARIVSELASRGYNAEREAVTRIADAPDPQATLARALETMPPDALKLTADHVDTVRNTGPGDDSPDRSMRSDTPADDPSVSPGTDPPEPTDVGGQSPPETGGSRDVDPTLRAIEVANDMTGHSTGTGEYQDFVTVFRDRYEKLSAHLRGRVNHRPTDAIERMGGNSEAALIGMVSDIRTTASGHWLVELEDTNGTFPCLVMKDRPIADLVQQLLFDEVIAVEGTLADDGGILFVDSLHFPDVPRTHSPSTADRHVQAALISDVHVGSQEFMADAWHRFTDWLHTPEAEHVEYLLIAGDMVEGVGVYPDQDEELDIIDVYEQYEQFSEYLKEVPGDMEIRMIPGNHDAVRLAEPQPGFDEELREIMTAHDAQVHSNPALVTVEGVTVLMYHGVSLDEVIAELPDEEASYEEPHKAMYQLLKKRHVAPQYGGHTRLAPEDRDYLVMEEVPDVFHTGHVHKLGWGKYHNVLALNSGCWQAQTEFQKSVNIDPDAGFAPILDLDTLDMTVRKFA
- a CDS encoding S26 family signal peptidase produces the protein MAADDGESEERPGGQRWWRYLRDIVSSVGAVAMVGLFVFAVSGLWPPLVAIESPSMEPNIETGDMVFVMSAERFPGENATHGIVTAAAGTETGYDRFGRGGDVIIYEPDGDERRTPVIHRAMLWVEGGENWYDRADEDALGTADDCAALRYCPAPHAGFITKGDYNGGYDQLGERAISEPVRPEWIVGTAEARASELGWLSLRSSRAETTQRKVDSPAV
- a CDS encoding S26 family signal peptidase; protein product: MAYVLDILSSVGSVLLVGALLFAVSGVWPPLVAVESSSMEPNVQKGDMVFVMSEQRFAGPQATHGVVTAQQADGYSRFSGGGDVIVYEPNGDERRTPVIHRARLWVDAGENWYDRADETAVGAADNCQELRNCPAPHAGFITKGDNEQTNGAYDQVSGISGVVRPEWVIGTAEMRVPLLGEIRLQWNQAGTAVARVTVGPA